A portion of the Plasmodium gaboni strain SY75 chromosome 5, whole genome shotgun sequence genome contains these proteins:
- a CDS encoding putative zinc finger protein, with protein sequence MSESSALSTSVKDTNKCDSSNYDKEELIDINKSFINIEDENTKDIKNYMNDKTSFMKRIQTFKAWVRKPAHLSSLILARNGYVCQDEFVIRCEICNCKYIYEKDTYSMYTRINDLCLLHLDNCPWKNILMDLSIFDLDYKSLKKEELLREYEDNIVSLKNNLLYVPFINIKKTLNDLIFILKKYLENNMNKKRFSIFDHYVKIFKEQYMEIFLNNKNIIDKGIEIIKNKYPLYEKYIVDINYLNNLNFNINNVTSFINILSDICLDDSFCDEQDDINMYFKIIQKLKNYQYENINIFKLMALFGWSYKSHDEEHSQILQCKYCFREIDILQYSYFSLKENKLSLHKDLFASQQKDVLQHILKRKNILLEQRKKKNEKDTLEYTPEHIILSKMCDDLRETYHKCIQLARDNKKKAHEQKQEKENNDLNREENMDKNNNNEENNKNEKCNPSDETSQSDSCQENVEYSPSDGITNTESNVENSQKEQEGFSFKWKLKNLFSSQIVQQDVKDKYSDKLSCEEDREHILEGMKEIIFSNAMENNKDDTKDNNNNNNNNNNNNNNNNNNNNSNDDDNNNNNSINDDDNNVENHLKECIGEMCLNIGPYIENPNYFIKSLYDYYFLLTSEISSTDKNETDIKNAFIIRPFNVVENHRIYCPYITEDLYLFSKITKLIFELLILEFERKYVFK encoded by the coding sequence ATGAGCGAATCAAGCGCGTTGAGTACTAGTGTGAAGGACACAAACAAATGTGATTCTTCAAATTATGATAAAGAAGAACTAATTGATATCAATAAGagttttataaatatagaagATGAAAACAcaaaagatataaaaaactATATGAACGATAAAACATCCTTTATGAAAAGAATACAAACATTTAAAGCATGGGTTAGAAAACCAGCACATTTATCTTCTTTGATATTAGCTAGAAATGGATATGTATGTCAAGATGAATTTGTAATAAGATGTGAAATATGTaattgtaaatatatttatgaaaaGGATACATATTCAATGTATACACGCATAAATGATTTATGCTTATTACATTTAGATAATTGTCCATGgaaaaatattcttatgGATTTAAGTATTTTTGATTTAGATTATAaatcattaaaaaaagaagaattaCTTAGAGAAtatgaagataatatagtatcattaaaaaataatttattatatgttccttttattaatataaaaaagactttgaatgatttaatatttattttaaaaaaatatttagaaaataatatgaataaaaaaaggtTTAGTATTTTTGATCATTATGTTAAAATTTTCAAAGAACAATATATggaaatttttttaaataataagaatattataGATAAAGGAATTGAgataattaaaaataaatatcctttatatgaaaaatatatagtggacataaattatctaaataatttaaattttaatattaacaaCGTTACCtcttttataaatattttatctgATATATGTTTAGATGATTCTTTTTGTGATGAACaagatgatataaatatgtattttaaaattattcaaaaattgaaaaactatcaatatgaaaatatcaatatttttaaattgaTGGCATTATTTGGATGGTCATATAAATCACATGATGAAGAACATTCACAAATACTTCAATGTAAATATTGTTTTAGAGAGATTGATATTCTTCAATATTCCTATTTCTCTTTAAAGGAAAATAAACTTTCTTTACACAAAGACTTATTTGCTTCTCAACAAAAGGATGTATTACAACATATtttgaaaagaaaaaacattttattagaacagaggaaaaaaaaaaatgaaaaggaCACTTTAGAATATACTCCAGAGCATATCATACTTAGTAAAATGTGCGATGATTTGAGGGAGACATATCATAAGTGTATTCAATTAGCAAGggataataaaaagaagGCACATGAGCAAAAACaagaaaaggaaaataatGACTTAAATAGAGAAGAAAATATGgacaaaaataataataatgaagaaaataataaaaatgaaaaatgtAACCCAAGTGATGAAACTAGTCAGTCTGATTCATGTCAAGAGAATGTCGAATATTCACCAAGTGATGGAATAACAAACACTGAGTCTAATGTTGAAAATTCTCAAAAAGAACAAGAGGgattttcttttaaatgGAAATTGAAGAATTTGTTTTCATCACAGATAGTTCAACAGGATGTAAAGGATAAATATAGTGATAAATTATCCTGTGAAGAGGATAGAGAACATATATTGGAAGGAATGAAGGagataatattttcaaatgcaatggaaaataataaagacgatactaaagataataataataataataataataataataataataataataataataataataataataatagtaatgatgatgataataataataataatagtattaatgatgatgataataatgtgGAGAATCACTTGAAAGAGTGCATAGGAGAAATGTGTTTAAATATAGGTCCTTATATAGAAAACCCGAACTACTTTATTAAATctttatatgattattattttttgttaacATCAGAAATATCTAGCACTGACAAAAATGAAActgatataaaaaatgcTTTTATCATTAGACCATTTAATGTTGTTGAAAATCATAGAATATATTGTCCATATATAACGGAAGacttatatttattttcaaaaataaCCAAACTTATTTTTGAATTGTTGATATTAGAATTTGAAAGAAAATATgtattcaaataa
- a CDS encoding putative carbon catabolite repressor protein 4: protein MENQTGKSNFTFYKKNKSNDSETTYKCEEKKNKKNVEKNNKVVETYKNSFNFKEENVNINVNNNYILNSINNVENNFNIMNKKCSNSIGGATVLTNSSELHANDQADDIGTESKIMGHKKKKVNQMVKVKMKQEHKEGQDNITDKNKKKNNTNEMENTDYNNNNNISNNNTNNIHISNNNDYPSYYYNSDVDVESIIYTQENNKTKNMKNKKNSTENNNNNVMSKDIKIRKSNIIELNKLLKENLRIEQNLETQEKYKIDQGDEYDEEEENNYEEKKDDQKTVKEISNSQNMGKEEENSKKKKNKQKEKYNEYKDVNDKELSMEQKYNQNDINEQYEELAKDTKKEKGKKKNKDNTDNKNIKDNKNIKDNKNIKDNKNNNDNKDNKDNNEKDKNNITTIEKNASKGKKTKNKKTNQNKKNDICDNKEIKNINYISEQNINENHLSLKEKNVQNKKGEYNNNTIEADNNNNNNNINYYNKNNTKNIINNDMKHFINKNYMEHNYVHNNAYIYNNNNNNINYYNNNVPYNYNNSIFTCDMHDDQKNYKDELKNEILKTNNKFVVNNINFNKNINNLKLLKDYNFYDIVNNFEQYKSMNKHVTNDNNNNNMSTTREHNINNNNNNINSIHNPYFNYTDDNKNINDNIENNQENNSVNNNLFNYNNHMYKKFVCNQYVENVSNVSVTNDQKNDFYNPYGNICSYNYNVNKNILNNNKVTNNNSLNSNNVNITNSINTMGANDENYILNRNYNNILKNNNMNVNNIPSENNNIGQSNKTNNNMNIQNRISKENLHNIMDNTSHTHSNSLCNSHYMNNTLIYDTNNIMLNDKISNMNKDMINENVDVYSYGYMDNNIPVNVVYNNFNDTNTYFTNNNNNNDNNNECNINIQKGDTKIDKDQKGGNTTTNNNNNNNNNNNNNNNNNNNNNNNNSNNNNNSDDKQTNVTHKNVLNNIDLNKNDKNLLILEKNKKKTSNNKKMISEKDSQNNNSHSTIKNTQHIEDGDNKLKSEGLENKQEESNKEDTTKKKIIKDNSDNNNNNNENDNSNVDKTLNEKNHSITSTGVIEKIQLNKNSLYTSTNKCENKDEIKSIKLNNSCNNKMNELLEKRRNKNKYLAEIIRCELIWGPTKNKEPITPVESCELHPVVIIKDQYGHLYDDDEDNENNPIGKTVNIFYRWSRGPPRTVCFFHPQKIACLQCTVTFRCFCSYECFMKGFDHLHKYYKSNGSINIPSHPNLHTYGVPCSPFDWDNYEKNIEFDEKHYNSLIQSGLLNEPNKEKWEIINNERNYIPCQKDIGHQIMLETMILDKNSVSSGNISDSNITPFDQQQNELNDTSEYETSSEEDDASQINQNKMSYVKYSDVQQNEINLMNNQILLSSYNESVDFINYKNIYLFKNNNNNNNNIGTHNVNNMNMTHMSNSTTNFYNLYDMDNNNNNYNNNYNNNNNNVACLQVPNGETDYMAINNTYNAVTVGMNNKANNLNNINSVNNMNSSNNNNLNSHSQSVDMKNCEGGSIYFHENNLDYSHNSYKYSTNNITKIVDKRMNNFEMTYMNTTHAKIDNTNNNNNNNNNNNNNINNTNGCIMNNNHSASLGTSNNVGNTNDKYINNFSYPIDNNHIYVNNEMNYINNMNVPSCQQKIYNDISIESNKDLNTNSNNMLTPYTNNMLDGINIQSTTNDTRAMNTKMILTNPLINVDNNKIGYKNMLNNKYRNISSISINQNNYMNETHMNDNKTNNILPVQENNFLVKPKKKKKKKDDKTNNKKKKKKIYVLDDKVWNSIKDPNIYHKIITGCCIPNITVFPNYNITSFKNYNHTNPQNQFTIMTWNVLAEIYGTIEAFPHCDPYMLAWSYRKTKIIQEILNNSPDIVCLQEIQNEHFLDFFKPSLGQFGYEGVYKQKTKEIFTSPSGKRRGGKYTIDGCAIFYNKKKLKFVETYALEFSKLIKEASVLTLPKEIQKNPSLVKRLLKDNVALVILLECTQEYSKIYDKSEDKKNKKLLIVANTHIVANPEANYVKIWQTQILVKVIEYLKINFIKKYETIPSLIICGDFNSTPSSAVYQLIYKKTCSRTHEDFNSDKYNLLTDLKLGHNLNLKSAYAISKLLSQKLNPEEYNNLELYEPLFTNYTSNFIGCLDYIFYNDENLNIISTVNVADENQLIQEAQMYQLSNCALPSPIRPSDHLPLIAKFEFKIF from the exons ATGGAGAATCAAACGGGTAAATCTAACTTCAcgttttataaaaaaaataaaagtaatgATAGTGAAACTACATATAAATgtgaagaaaaaaaaaataaaaaaaatgtagagaaaaataataaagtggtagaaacatataaaaattcttttaattttaaggaagaaaatgtaaatataaatgtaaacaataattatattcttaattctataaataatgtagaaaataatttcaatataatgaataaaaaatgttctAATTCAATTGGGGGAGCTACTGTTCTCACAAATTCCTCGGAATTACATGCAAATGATCAGGCAGATGATATAGGAACAGAATCTAAAATAATGGgacataaaaaaaagaaagtTAATCAAATGGTTAAGGTGAAGATGAAGCAAGAACATAAGGAGGGACAAGACAACATCActgataaaaataagaaaaaaaataatacgAACGAAATGGAAAACActgattataataataataataatattagtaataataatactaataatattcatattagtaataataatgattatccttcatattattataatagtGATGTCGATGTAGAatctataatatatacacaaGAAAACAACAAAACCaagaatatgaaaaataaaaaaaactCAACAGAAaataacaacaacaatGTTATGTCAAAAGATAttaaaataagaaaaagcaatattatagaattgaataaattattaaaagaaaatcTAAGGATAGAACAGAATTTAGAAACacaagaaaaatataaaatagaCCAAGGTGATGAATATGATGAGGAggaagaaaataattatgaagaaaaaaaagatgatCAAAAAACAGTAAAAGAAATATCAAATAGCCAAAATATGGGAAAAGAGGAAgaaaattcaaaaaaaaaaaaaaacaaacaaaaagaaaaatataacgAATACAAAGATGTTAATGATAAGGAACTAAGTATGgaacaaaaatataatcaaaatgatattaaCGAACAGTATGAGGAATTAGCAAAGGATACCAAGAaagaaaaaggaaaaaaaaaaaataaagataacacagataataaaaatataaaagataataaaaatataaaagataataaaaatataaaagataataaaaataacaatgATAATAAAGACAACAAAGACAACAACgaaaaagataaaaataatattactacaatagaaaaaaatgcatcgaaaggaaaaaaaacaaaaaataaaaaaactaaccaaaataaaaaaaatgacaTATGTGACaataaagaaattaaaaatataaattatatatcggaacaaaatataaatgaaaatcATCTTTCAttaaaggaaaaaaatgtgcaaaataaaaaaggtgaatataataataataccATAGAGGCagacaataataataataataataatattaattattataataaaaataatacaaagaatattataaataatgatatgaaacattttatcaataaaaattatatggAACATAATTATGTTCATAAtaatgcatatatatataataataataataataatattaattattataataataatgttccttataattataataatagcATCTTTACATGTGATATGCATGATGATcaaaagaattataaaGACGAATtgaaaaatgaaatattgaaaacaaataacaaatttgttgtaaataatattaattttaataaaaatataaataaccTAAAACTTTTGAAAgattataatttttatgacATAGTTAATAATTTCGaacaatataaaagtaTGAATAAACACGTAacaaatgataataataataataatatgtcTACAACAAGAGAgcataatataaataacaataataataatattaatagtatACATAATCcttattttaattataccgatgataataaaaatataaatgataatatagaaaataatcAAGAAAACAATAgtgttaataataatctttttaattataacaatcatatgtataaaaaatttgtGTGCAATCAATATGTCGAAAATGTTTCTAATGTATCTGTAACAAATGATCAAAAGAATGATTTCTATAATCCTTATGGAAATATCTGttcttataattataatgtaaataaaaatatattgaataataataaagtaactaataataatagtcTTAATTCTAATAATGTTAATATTACGAATAGTATAAATACCATGGGTGCTAACgatgaaaattatatattgaatagaaattataataatatattgaaaaacaataatatgaatgttaataatatacctagtgaaaataataatataggacaaagtaataaaaccaataataatatgaatattcAGAATAGAATAtcaaaagaaaatttacataatattatggATAATACTTCTCATACGCATTCTAATTCCTTATGTAATTCTcattatatgaataatactttaatatatgatacAAACAATATTATGCttaatgataaaatatctAATATGAATAAGGATATGATTAATGAGAATGTAGATGTATATTCATATGGATATATGGATAACAATATACCTGTTAATgttgtatataataattttaacGACACCAATACATATTTcacaaataataataataataatgataataataatgaatgtaatattaatatacaAAAGGGTGACACCAAAATTGATAAAGATCAAAAGGGGGGTAATACTACTAcgaataataataataataataataataataataataataataataataataataataataataataataataatagtaataataataataatagtgatGATAAACAAACTAATGTTACacataaaaatgttttaaataacattgatttaaataagaatgataaaaatttattaatactcgaaaaaaataaaaaaaaaacctcaaataataaaaaaatgataagCGAAAAAGACTCccaaaataataattctcACAGcacaataaaaaatacacaGCATATAGAAGATGgtgataataaattaaaaagtGAAGGGTTAGAAAACAAACAAGAAGAAAGCAACAAAGAAGATACTActaaaaagaaaattattaagGACAATTcagataataataataataataatgaaaatgataatagTAATGTTGATAAAACATTAAATGAGAAAAACCATTCAATAACATCCACTGGAgtaatagaaaaaatacaattaaataaaaattctttATACACATCCACAAACAAATGTGAGAATAAAGATGAGATTAAAAGTATAAAACTAAATAACAGTTGTAACaataaaatgaatgaattattagaaaagagaagaaataaaaataaatatttagCCGAAATTATAAGATGTGAACTTATATGGGGACcaacaaaaaataaagaacCAATAACACCAGTAGAAAGTTGTGAATTACATCCAgttgttattataaaagatCAATATGGACATTtatatgatgatgatgaagataatgaaaataatcCTATAGGTAAAACagtaaatattttctatagATGGAGTAGAGGACCTCCTAGAACAGTATGTTTTTTTCATCCACAAAAAATTGCATGTTTACAATGTACTGTAACATTTAGATGTTTTTGTTCCTATGAATGTTTTATGAAAGGATTTGATCATctacataaatattataaaagtaATGGATCTATTAATATTCCATCACATCCTAATTTGCATACATATGGTGTACCTTGTTCACCTTTTGATTGGGATAATTACGAAAAAAATATCGAATTTGATGAAAAACATTATAATTCTTTGATACAATCAGGATTATTAAATGAGCcaaataaagaaaaatgggaaattataaataatgaaagaaattatattcCTTGTCAAAAAGATATTGGACATCAAATTATGTTAGAAACTATGATACTTGATAAAAATAGTGTCTCATCTGGAAATATAAGTGATTCAAATATAACTCCCTTTGATCAACaacaaaatgaattaaatgATACTAGTGAATATGAAACTTCATCTGAAGAAGATGATGCTTCACAAAttaatcaaaataaaatgtcATATGTCAAATATTCAGATGTTCaacaaaatgaaattaaCCTAATGAACAATCAAATTCTTTTAAGTAGTTATAATGAATCTGTAgattttattaattataaaaatatctatctattcaaaaataataacaacaataataataatattggAACTcataatgtaaataatatgaacatGACCCATATGAGCAATTCAACaacaaatttttataacttGTATGATATGgacaataataataataattataataataattataataataataataataatgttgCATGTCTTCAGGTTCCAAATGGCGAAACGGATTATATGGccataaataatacatataatgCTGTAACTGTCGGTATGAATAATAAAGCAAACaatttgaataatataaatagtgttaataatatgaacagttctaataataataaccTGAATAGTCATTCCCAATCAGTGGATATGAAAAACTGTGAAGGAGGATCCATATATTTTCATGAAAATAACCTTGATTATTCTCATAACAGTTACAAATACAGTACGAATAATATTACCAAGATTGTTGATAAAAGGATGAACAATTTTGAAATGACATATATGAACACAACACATGCAAAAATAGATAATAccaacaacaacaacaataataataataataataataataatattaataatacaaatggatgtattatgaataataatcatTCAGCCTCCTTGGGAACATCAAATAATGTAGGAAACacaaatgataaatatataaataattttagTTATCCAATAgataataatcatatatatgtaaataatgAAATGAATTATATCAACAATATGAATGTTCCATCATGTcaacaaaaaatatataatgatataagTATAGAATCGAATAAAGATTTAAATACTAATTCGAACAATATGCTTACTCCATATACAAACAATATGTTGGATGgaataaatattcaaaGTACTACTAATGACACAAGAGCAATGAATAcaaaaatgatattaacGAATCCCTTAATAAATGTAgataataacaaaattggttataaaaatatgttaaataataaataccGTAATATATCATCAATAAGTAttaatcaaaataattatatgaatgaaactcatatgaatgataataagacaaataatattttacccgtacaagaaaataattttttagttaaaccaaagaaaaaaaaaaaaaaaaaagacgACAAAAcgaataataaaaaaaagaaaaagaaaatatatgttttagATGATAAAGTATGGAATAGTATAAAAGATccaaatatatatcataaaataataacagGTTGTTGTATACCTAATATAACAGTTTTTCCgaattataatataacatcttttaaaaattataatcatACTAATCCACAAAATCAATTTACTATTATGACATGGAATGTGTTAGCAGAAATATATGGAACCATAGAGGCGTTTCCTCATTGTGATCCTTATATGTTAGCATGGTCCTAtagaaaaacaaaaataattcaggagatattaaataatagtCCGGATATAGTATGTTTGCAg GAAATTCAAAATGAACACTTTTTGGACTTCTTCAAGCCGTCCCTTGGACAATTCGGATATGAAGGTGTTTACAAACAAAAAACGAAAGAAATCTTTACCTCGCCTTCAGGTAAAAGAAGAGGAGGAAAATATACTATAGATGGATGTGcaatattttataataagaagaaattaaaatttgTTGAAACATATGCATTAGAATTTAgtaaattaataaaagaagCTTCTGTTTTAACGCTACCAAAAgaaattcaaaaaaatcCTTCGTTAGTTAAGAgattattaaaagataatGTAGCATTAGTTATACTATTAGAATGTACCCAAgaatattcaaaaatatatgataaatcagaagataaaaaaaataagaaattaCTTATAGTTGCTAATACACATATTGTTGCAAATCCTGAAGCTaattatgtaaaaatatggCAAACTCAAATATTAGTTAAAGTAATAGaatatttgaaaataaattttattaagaAATATGAAACAATACCTAgtttaataatatgtgGAGATTTTAATAGTACTCCTTCAAGTGCTGTCTATcaattaatttataaaaaaacatgTAGTAGAACACATGAAGATTTTAATTcagataaatataatttattaacaGATTTAAAATTAGGTCATAATTTAAATCTAAAATCAGCATATGCTATATccaaattattatcacaaaaattaaatcctgaagaatataataatttagaGCTATATGAACCTTTATTTACTAATTATACAAGTAATTTTATTGGATGTTTagattatatattttataatgatgaaaatcttaatattatatcaaCTGTAAATGTAGCAGATGAAAATCAATTAATACAAGAAGCACAAATGTATCAACTATCCAATTGTGCTTTACCAAGTCCTATAAGACCATCTGACCATTTACCATTAATAGCAAAATTTGAgttcaaaatattttga